The proteins below come from a single Acidobacteriota bacterium genomic window:
- a CDS encoding undecaprenyl-diphosphate phosphatase, translating to MNLLQAIILGIVQGLTEFIPISSTAHLVFASRLTNIYDGNAEMITATMAVIQLGTLAAVFVYFAADIWGISSAFIRDHFALLTGKRGMRFSGTDGVRPIWLSEEAWLGWLIIIGSIPIGTVGFIFKDFIEGSGTKNLWIIATMLIVIAVLLSFAEFVGKQRKDIRHLGFIDAIVVGFAQVLALMPGASRSGSTIMGGLLAGQKRETAARFSFLLSIPAITASGLLELRKAIKILPPDSFMPLLVGTIVAAIVGYLSIWFLIAFLRKNTTAVFIVYRIILGIVLLVLLWQGVISPVVN from the coding sequence ATGAATCTGCTGCAAGCGATAATCCTCGGCATTGTCCAGGGACTGACCGAGTTCATACCGATCAGTTCGACGGCTCACCTTGTTTTTGCCAGCCGATTGACCAATATTTACGACGGGAACGCCGAGATGATCACAGCCACGATGGCGGTGATCCAACTCGGAACCCTTGCAGCTGTGTTCGTATATTTTGCAGCAGACATATGGGGCATCAGTTCAGCATTTATTCGGGACCATTTCGCTCTCTTGACGGGAAAGCGTGGTATGCGATTTTCGGGAACAGATGGAGTACGCCCGATCTGGCTTTCTGAAGAAGCGTGGCTTGGATGGCTGATCATAATCGGATCGATACCGATCGGGACCGTTGGTTTTATTTTCAAGGACTTTATTGAAGGCAGCGGAACGAAGAATCTCTGGATCATCGCGACGATGCTCATCGTCATTGCAGTTCTGCTATCTTTCGCTGAATTCGTTGGGAAGCAAAGAAAAGATATTCGCCACCTTGGTTTTATTGATGCTATTGTCGTCGGATTTGCTCAGGTCCTAGCCTTGATGCCCGGAGCAAGCCGATCCGGCTCAACCATAATGGGCGGCCTTTTGGCAGGCCAAAAACGCGAAACGGCGGCGCGTTTCTCGTTTCTACTCTCGATCCCGGCTATTACCGCAAGCGGTCTTTTGGAACTCCGCAAAGCCATTAAGATCTTACCGCCGGATAGCTTTATGCCGCTATTGGTTGGAACCATAGTCGCCGCCATTGTCGGGTATTTATCGATTTGGTTTTTGATCGCTTTCCTGAGAAAAAACACAACCGCCGTCTTTATCGTTTACCGGATAATTCTTGGAATAGTGCTCCTCGTTTTGCTATGGCAGGGCGTTATTAGTCCGGTCGTCAACTAA
- the lptC gene encoding LPS export ABC transporter periplasmic protein LptC — protein MPETNPHNLKQYRVRATLPFYFRISAVAAIVVAVIVVGIGFYRERSKAAFKLKSEHTQLSSDVVTEVSGYERLESDDGVAKYLIRAGHAKTFTDNHLELQGVYLELYGSDGVTKDKMSAESALYIPGENKNFTTYLKGNVEIDTSDELHINTNSITYTRETETAEIDEAVSFARGNIRGKSFGATANMAEKRLELLKDVEIESFESPELAISNVRYAKMNAGSATFDQLANRIDLVSNVEINLNAKGRSSDIKANRVIATLAGADTRSRQLKRFELFDNVRIVSTETGGSPTNIDAGYALYEKDADRYELKQGTHILSSVNGRQTDIRSTDAIYEQSSRKIALTGAAEITQGDDVLKGDFLFANLFADQKVKYAVIRGNANIEQSTTDRTLIISAPELNAAFGESRQMRDANAIGQSKVEIVPGKAEQYTRVIATAVRGIGLIFKGEGLLESLRTDGRTTIQLNAPSGERDAANKQVTADSVKTLFNTNGKDIKRAEAVGNAELLIDPLVADRKNYKTAITAPRFDCDFFPTGNNAQTCVAGKKAKAVRVPTIPTERKGTQTINTDTLTAKFNQRSSDIETLEANGNAKFTELDRNGLAKQITFTQSDEMIRLRGGEPVLWDGRGRAKAGEIDFDTRNDRSFLRGGVSTTYYNQKQINNSTPFGSADKPVFITADRAEFDHTAETAVYDGNARAWQESNYIRGDRLSIDQAGGKFLADGNVQTLIYNAKLKQNSRETALPASASAGSMTFDRGQRVIKYRTSVEIRQGTDRITAGSADVYLDENNEVTRTVAESNVTISQPSRKASGDWVEYTAETETAVLRGNPATVTDPENGSSQSGQLSFSMREKRVTTEGRTKQNPSGRIRSVYKIKELKP, from the coding sequence GTGCCCGAAACGAATCCCCACAACTTAAAGCAATACCGAGTGCGCGCGACCCTGCCATTCTACTTCCGTATTTCGGCGGTCGCGGCAATTGTCGTTGCGGTCATCGTCGTCGGTATCGGTTTCTATCGCGAGCGTTCGAAGGCGGCTTTCAAATTGAAGAGCGAGCACACTCAGCTTTCGTCGGACGTGGTGACGGAGGTCAGCGGCTACGAACGCCTCGAGAGCGACGATGGCGTTGCTAAGTATCTGATTCGAGCGGGCCACGCTAAGACATTCACGGACAATCACTTAGAGCTTCAGGGCGTGTATCTCGAATTGTACGGCAGCGATGGCGTTACTAAGGACAAGATGTCAGCCGAGTCGGCACTCTATATTCCTGGTGAAAATAAGAATTTCACTACCTATCTAAAAGGGAATGTCGAGATCGATACAAGCGACGAATTACACATAAATACAAACAGCATTACCTACACGCGCGAAACCGAGACCGCTGAGATCGACGAAGCTGTTAGCTTCGCAAGAGGGAATATCCGCGGGAAGTCCTTCGGAGCTACGGCAAACATGGCCGAGAAGCGGCTGGAATTGCTCAAGGATGTTGAGATCGAGAGTTTTGAATCACCTGAATTGGCGATCTCGAATGTGCGATATGCGAAAATGAACGCCGGCTCTGCTACTTTTGACCAGCTCGCGAATAGGATCGACCTTGTTTCAAACGTTGAGATCAATTTAAACGCAAAGGGACGCAGCAGCGATATAAAGGCTAACCGGGTGATCGCAACCCTCGCCGGGGCGGATACCAGATCGAGGCAGCTTAAGAGATTTGAGCTTTTCGATAACGTCCGCATCGTTTCAACCGAAACCGGCGGCTCACCGACAAATATTGACGCGGGTTATGCTTTGTATGAAAAAGACGCCGACCGGTATGAATTGAAGCAAGGCACCCATATTTTGTCGTCCGTCAACGGCCGACAAACCGACATTCGCTCAACGGATGCCATTTACGAACAGAGTTCCCGAAAGATCGCACTTACCGGTGCAGCCGAGATAACACAGGGAGATGATGTCCTCAAGGGGGATTTTCTGTTCGCGAATCTTTTCGCCGATCAGAAGGTTAAATATGCGGTTATTCGGGGAAATGCGAACATAGAACAGTCCACAACAGATCGAACGCTTATAATCTCGGCACCAGAATTGAATGCGGCGTTTGGTGAATCAAGGCAAATGCGCGATGCCAACGCGATCGGTCAAAGCAAGGTTGAGATCGTGCCCGGCAAAGCAGAACAGTATACCCGCGTTATAGCTACGGCTGTCCGCGGAATTGGCCTTATCTTCAAGGGTGAAGGCCTTCTTGAAAGCCTGAGAACGGATGGCAGAACCACAATTCAGCTCAACGCACCTTCGGGTGAGCGCGATGCGGCAAACAAGCAGGTTACGGCGGATTCGGTCAAGACACTTTTTAACACGAACGGTAAAGACATCAAAAGGGCGGAAGCGGTCGGAAATGCAGAACTTCTCATCGATCCGCTGGTTGCGGACCGAAAAAACTATAAGACGGCGATCACCGCTCCGCGTTTTGACTGTGATTTTTTCCCGACAGGAAATAACGCCCAGACCTGCGTTGCGGGGAAGAAAGCAAAGGCGGTCCGGGTACCTACAATTCCGACGGAAAGAAAAGGTACTCAAACCATAAATACCGATACTTTGACGGCAAAGTTCAATCAACGATCCAGTGATATCGAGACCCTCGAAGCAAATGGTAATGCCAAATTCACAGAACTGGACCGGAATGGCCTGGCGAAACAGATAACCTTCACACAATCTGACGAGATGATAAGGCTCCGTGGTGGTGAGCCGGTTCTCTGGGACGGCCGCGGAAGGGCTAAAGCGGGTGAAATAGACTTCGACACCCGCAACGATCGTTCATTTCTTCGAGGCGGCGTAAGCACGACGTACTATAATCAAAAGCAGATCAACAATTCCACTCCGTTCGGGTCTGCAGACAAGCCCGTCTTTATTACGGCGGATCGAGCAGAATTTGATCACACGGCCGAAACAGCTGTCTATGACGGAAATGCGCGAGCGTGGCAGGAAAGTAATTACATTCGCGGAGACCGATTATCGATCGATCAGGCAGGTGGGAAATTTCTCGCGGACGGTAATGTCCAGACCCTGATCTATAATGCTAAGCTGAAGCAAAACAGCAGGGAAACGGCTCTGCCAGCCTCCGCATCCGCCGGGTCAATGACTTTCGATCGAGGGCAGCGGGTCATAAAATATAGGACGTCTGTTGAGATTCGCCAGGGCACGGACCGGATCACCGCTGGTTCGGCTGATGTGTATCTGGATGAGAACAATGAAGTTACGCGGACCGTAGCAGAATCTAATGTTACGATATCCCAACCTAGCCGAAAGGCCTCAGGCGACTGGGTGGAATATACGGCGGAGACTGAGACTGCGGTACTGCGTGGCAATCCGGCGACGGTAACAGATCCCGAAAACGGTTCATCGCAGAGCGGGCAACTGAGCTTTTCGATGAGGGAAAAACGTGTCACGACGGAAGGGCGAACGAAACAGAATCCATCGGGACGTATTCGTTCGGTTTATAAGATAAAAGAACTAAAACCCTAA
- the raiA gene encoding ribosome-associated translation inhibitor RaiA, which translates to MKIEFTGRHMEFTPALKAHAEEYFNKIEHLFDGKPPKIHIIIEVERGLHRSEVVINWRNEVLKAETSNSDMYHSISQTIAKIEKQARKLKDKVIDKSHKAISAAAVTAPSDEPAA; encoded by the coding sequence ATGAAAATCGAATTTACCGGACGGCACATGGAATTCACCCCGGCCTTGAAAGCACACGCCGAGGAATATTTTAATAAGATCGAACATTTATTTGACGGAAAGCCACCGAAGATACACATTATCATTGAAGTCGAGAGGGGACTTCATCGCTCGGAGGTTGTTATCAACTGGCGAAATGAGGTCCTGAAGGCCGAGACAAGCAACTCGGATATGTACCATTCCATCTCGCAAACTATTGCTAAGATAGAGAAGCAGGCTCGAAAACTAAAGGACAAGGTTATTGACAAGTCGCACAAGGCAATCTCGGCCGCGGCCGTCACTGCCCCATCGGATGAACCAGCCGCTTAG
- the lptB gene encoding LPS export ABC transporter ATP-binding protein: MTRSNGNAVSNAAGSERTVHALAANNIQKTYGRRRVVDDVSVSVDPGEVVGLLGANGAGKTTTFYMLVGLEQTERGSIELNGRDVTSLPMYLRARLGLGYLPQEPSVFRKLTAEQNILAVLETVKLSRTERFDRLEELLEEFGITHVRKVRGDALSGGERRRVEIARCLATEPRFILLDEPFAGIDPLAIDDIREIIIYLKNQGIGILITDHNVRETLDITDRAYILSDGKILRSGSPRELIDDADVRRLYLGERFTL, encoded by the coding sequence ATGACGAGATCTAACGGCAACGCCGTATCGAACGCTGCAGGTTCAGAGCGTACGGTGCATGCGTTAGCGGCGAATAACATCCAAAAAACCTACGGCCGCCGCCGCGTGGTCGATGACGTTAGTGTCTCGGTCGACCCTGGGGAGGTCGTCGGATTGCTTGGTGCCAACGGGGCGGGCAAAACGACGACATTTTACATGCTGGTTGGCCTGGAACAGACCGAACGGGGAAGTATCGAGCTTAACGGGCGTGACGTCACAAGTCTACCGATGTATCTGCGAGCGCGCCTTGGTTTGGGTTATCTACCGCAGGAGCCGTCTGTGTTCCGGAAGTTGACCGCTGAACAGAACATCTTAGCCGTTCTAGAAACGGTTAAATTGAGTCGGACGGAAAGGTTTGACCGGCTGGAGGAGTTACTCGAGGAATTTGGAATAACGCACGTCCGAAAGGTGCGGGGCGACGCACTTTCTGGCGGTGAGCGGCGGCGAGTCGAGATCGCCCGCTGCCTGGCAACTGAACCACGTTTTATCCTCCTGGACGAGCCATTCGCCGGTATCGATCCGCTGGCGATCGATGACATCCGCGAGATAATCATTTACCTCAAAAATCAAGGCATCGGAATACTTATCACCGACCATAACGTCCGAGAAACATTAGACATAACGGACCGTGCATACATCCTGTCAGACGGCAAGATCCTGCGGAGCGGAAGCCCAAGGGAACTGATCGATGACGCGGATGTGAGGCGTCTTTATTTGGGCGAAAGATTTACGTTATAG
- the rpoN gene encoding RNA polymerase factor sigma-54 — translation MSSLRLTAQLQQKMVLTPQLRQRIEMLQMNSLELNDLIELELVANPILEEVQPGDEVQEIGNNILDQNSDGQDHGLENGVQGLSGDLNPDIEAGVPEGPGLNGNDEKASDDIESDSFDEVGGEGSDSFDEIDYGREFQDYLDPGYRTQEIEYKDDAPSFEQFLSHSMTLSEHLEWQVNLLNLDDIEEEAAIQVIGNLDADGRLTASIDEIAESVGCTAEKVESARKAVMQLDPVGCGAYTPKECLLAQLEANGEAGSLACTLVTDHLEDLQPHRLQHLAKATGLDLHVLDDEIGKIRKLDPYPGRRYTSEDSIFVSPEVYVEKLDEDYVIFFADDGSPRLRISPTYHSMLDQPDTSKETKDFIKDKVRSAVDLLRNIEHRRQTIYRVVECIVSRQRDFLDKGVEYIRPMMLKDVAEDIGMHLSTISRVVNRKYAHTPQGVIELRRFFSEGMLNEEGEEVSTRILKLRIKKMVEDEDTKSPLTDDQIAKVLSKEGVKLSRRTVAKYRDQMHIPGSRERKTVI, via the coding sequence ATGTCGTCCCTAAGACTCACAGCTCAGCTTCAGCAGAAAATGGTGCTCACGCCCCAGTTGCGTCAGCGCATTGAGATGCTACAGATGAATTCGCTCGAGTTGAATGATCTGATCGAACTCGAACTCGTTGCTAACCCGATCTTAGAAGAGGTACAACCGGGCGATGAGGTTCAGGAGATCGGAAACAACATCCTCGATCAAAATTCGGATGGGCAGGATCATGGACTCGAAAACGGAGTACAAGGGCTGTCGGGAGATCTGAATCCAGATATTGAGGCTGGCGTGCCGGAGGGCCCCGGACTCAATGGTAACGACGAGAAAGCGTCAGACGATATCGAATCCGACAGTTTCGACGAGGTCGGTGGCGAAGGTTCTGATTCGTTCGACGAGATCGATTACGGCAGGGAATTTCAGGACTATTTAGATCCTGGTTACCGGACGCAGGAAATTGAATATAAGGACGATGCTCCCAGCTTCGAGCAGTTCCTGTCGCATTCCATGACTCTTAGCGAGCATTTGGAATGGCAGGTCAACCTTCTAAATCTCGATGATATAGAGGAAGAAGCCGCTATACAGGTTATCGGTAATTTGGATGCCGACGGACGTCTAACTGCTTCGATCGATGAGATCGCGGAGTCGGTCGGGTGCACGGCTGAAAAAGTCGAATCGGCTAGAAAAGCCGTTATGCAGCTCGATCCTGTTGGCTGCGGAGCCTATACCCCGAAAGAGTGCCTGCTTGCCCAGCTCGAAGCTAATGGCGAGGCCGGCAGTCTTGCTTGTACACTCGTCACGGATCATCTGGAGGATCTGCAGCCCCATCGCTTACAACATCTAGCTAAAGCTACCGGCTTAGACCTTCATGTACTTGATGATGAGATCGGAAAGATCCGTAAACTGGATCCCTATCCAGGACGAAGATACACCTCCGAGGATTCTATTTTTGTATCTCCCGAGGTTTATGTTGAGAAGCTGGATGAAGATTACGTAATATTTTTCGCGGATGATGGAAGTCCAAGGCTTCGGATCAGCCCGACATACCACAGTATGTTGGATCAGCCTGACACGTCGAAGGAAACCAAAGATTTTATTAAGGACAAGGTCAGATCTGCCGTTGATCTTCTTCGAAACATCGAACATCGCCGCCAGACGATCTACCGTGTGGTCGAATGCATCGTTTCTCGTCAGCGTGATTTCCTCGACAAGGGTGTTGAGTACATCAGACCGATGATGCTAAAGGACGTCGCAGAAGACATCGGCATGCACCTTTCAACTATATCGCGGGTTGTTAATCGAAAATATGCTCACACCCCGCAGGGTGTCATCGAATTAAGGCGTTTCTTTAGCGAAGGAATGCTAAATGAAGAAGGCGAAGAGGTTTCGACGCGCATATTGAAGCTAAGGATCAAGAAAATGGTCGAGGACGAGGACACTAAATCCCCCTTAACAGACGATCAGATCGCTAAAGTTTTGAGTAAAGAAGGAGTAAAATTATCACGACGAACCGTGGCTAAGTATCGCGATCAGATGCACATACCAGGTTCGAGGGAGCGAAAAACTGTTATATGA
- the recJ gene encoding single-stranded-DNA-specific exonuclease RecJ, translating into MKKRWKIRKHDADAVNRLASALQVKPLVAALLISRGHDTPEAAIEFLNPSLEHLHEPLLLKGMQEAMDRIQRAVDNKEKIMIWGDYDVDGTTGTVLLRKMLSLLGSDSTFHVPNRFTEGYGINIPALEQAQKDGVTLVISVDCGIRSFEPLEWARDHGLDVIVTDHHLSDEVRGNPPAVAVVNPNQPGCPYPDKHLAGVGVAFKLAHAILRENGLAHEVPAFLKIAAIGTVADVMDLTGENRAIVRLGLLDLPKTSNFGLKALMEVADCRSDMTSYHIGFRIGPRINAAGRMDIARHVVELFEAQDFASARQLATLLDSRNRERQQVQQKITELALFETEGITEKHFVVVAGEGWHQGVIGLAASRIAEKLYRPTIVLSIKEGYGHGSARSIVGFHLLQALDSCEDLFEQYGGHAAAAGMKIKVDNIPELQKRLDEYARRTLAAEDLIPQLNIDALVTSKSLSLDLVERFAPFEPFGAGNPKPVFVTRDLILRDEPYAMKEKHLKLKLLGEDNRQFEAVWWDGVERSKGQTLKPNSRIELAYVAETNTWQGNTRLQLVVEDLRADN; encoded by the coding sequence TTGAAGAAACGCTGGAAAATACGAAAGCATGACGCCGATGCGGTAAATAGGCTTGCTTCTGCTTTGCAGGTAAAGCCGCTTGTAGCGGCCCTTCTGATCTCACGCGGCCACGACACGCCCGAGGCGGCTATCGAATTCCTAAATCCGTCGCTTGAACATCTGCATGAACCACTCCTGCTCAAAGGAATGCAGGAGGCAATGGATCGCATCCAGCGAGCCGTTGATAACAAAGAAAAGATCATGATCTGGGGCGACTACGACGTTGACGGGACGACCGGAACGGTCTTACTCAGAAAGATGTTATCTCTGCTGGGTTCTGATTCGACATTCCATGTACCGAATCGTTTTACCGAAGGCTATGGGATAAATATTCCCGCCTTAGAACAGGCTCAGAAAGATGGCGTGACCCTCGTTATCAGCGTCGATTGCGGAATTCGAAGTTTCGAACCGCTTGAATGGGCACGCGATCACGGCCTCGACGTTATAGTCACAGATCATCATCTCTCTGACGAGGTGCGCGGGAATCCGCCGGCCGTCGCTGTCGTAAACCCCAATCAACCGGGCTGTCCATATCCTGACAAACACCTTGCCGGAGTTGGCGTCGCTTTCAAGCTCGCTCACGCCATACTGCGTGAGAATGGCCTCGCTCACGAAGTCCCGGCGTTTCTCAAGATCGCCGCCATTGGCACAGTAGCCGATGTGATGGATCTGACCGGCGAAAATAGAGCGATCGTGCGGCTTGGCTTGCTTGACCTTCCAAAAACCAGTAATTTTGGCCTCAAAGCCTTGATGGAAGTCGCGGATTGCCGGTCGGACATGACGAGCTACCATATAGGTTTTCGCATTGGCCCTCGAATTAATGCCGCCGGGCGAATGGATATCGCACGCCATGTTGTGGAACTATTCGAGGCACAAGATTTTGCGAGTGCACGCCAGTTGGCGACCCTTTTAGACAGTCGAAATCGGGAACGCCAGCAGGTTCAGCAAAAGATCACAGAACTTGCGCTTTTCGAAACAGAAGGCATCACTGAAAAGCACTTTGTGGTCGTCGCGGGTGAAGGCTGGCACCAGGGCGTGATCGGCCTCGCGGCATCTCGAATTGCGGAAAAGCTGTATCGGCCAACGATCGTTCTGTCGATAAAGGAAGGATACGGGCACGGGAGTGCGAGGAGCATCGTTGGCTTTCATCTGCTTCAAGCTTTGGATAGCTGCGAAGATCTCTTCGAGCAATATGGCGGCCACGCAGCGGCGGCGGGAATGAAGATCAAGGTCGATAATATTCCCGAGCTTCAGAAACGCCTGGATGAATACGCAAGGAGAACACTCGCTGCAGAAGATCTCATCCCACAACTAAACATCGACGCGCTTGTCACCAGCAAATCGCTGAGCCTCGATCTGGTTGAGAGGTTTGCCCCGTTCGAACCTTTCGGCGCGGGAAATCCAAAACCGGTCTTCGTCACCCGCGATCTGATCCTCAGAGATGAGCCTTACGCGATGAAGGAAAAGCATCTAAAGCTGAAGCTGCTCGGGGAAGATAACCGACAGTTCGAGGCAGTTTGGTGGGATGGCGTTGAAAGATCAAAGGGGCAAACCCTCAAACCTAATTCCCGCATCGAATTAGCTTACGTCGCCGAGACGAATACATGGCAGGGAAATACCCGGCTGCAACTTGTCGTCGAAGATCTAAGAGCGGATAATTAG
- the rapZ gene encoding RNase adapter RapZ: protein MPAKQRENRDLPAFVIITGLSGSGMSSATDSLEDLGYFCVDNLPLSMLSTFGRLLIPADRRNPSIEKAALVINIRERHFLTDFPGELKKLEKRNLKAFVVFFEASDDVLQRRFSETRRPHPADSGKGLLHAIRAERRALKEIRKLADLIVDTSEHTVHTLRHFLVQKFSGHVDGVPLKVEVMSFGHKYGNPRGVDLMFDVRHLPNPYFQKDLKHLTGDDPEIIKYLLDKPEVNETIDRFADLLLYLLPRYQREGKSYVTIGIGCTGGKHRSVMVANSLRKALRKAGFDTAVSHRDIQK, encoded by the coding sequence ATGCCTGCAAAACAACGTGAAAACCGGGACCTTCCGGCATTTGTGATCATCACAGGGCTCAGCGGTTCGGGGATGAGTTCTGCAACAGACTCCCTGGAAGACCTGGGCTACTTCTGCGTCGATAACCTGCCGCTTTCGATGTTGTCGACATTTGGCAGGCTTCTCATCCCGGCAGACCGGCGAAACCCTTCTATCGAGAAAGCGGCGCTCGTCATTAATATCCGCGAACGCCATTTCCTGACTGATTTCCCCGGGGAATTAAAAAAGCTAGAGAAGCGGAATCTGAAGGCGTTCGTAGTTTTCTTCGAGGCTTCAGACGATGTACTTCAGCGCCGGTTCTCGGAAACTCGACGCCCTCACCCGGCGGACTCCGGTAAAGGGCTCCTTCATGCGATCCGTGCGGAACGAAGGGCACTCAAAGAGATACGTAAACTCGCTGACCTGATCGTCGACACCTCCGAACACACTGTTCATACCCTGAGACATTTCCTGGTCCAGAAATTCAGCGGCCATGTCGATGGTGTTCCGCTTAAGGTCGAGGTGATGAGCTTTGGCCATAAGTATGGTAACCCGCGCGGCGTCGATCTCATGTTTGACGTTCGCCATTTGCCGAATCCGTATTTTCAGAAAGATCTCAAACATTTGACCGGTGATGATCCGGAGATCATCAAATACCTGCTGGATAAACCCGAGGTGAACGAGACCATCGATCGTTTTGCAGACCTTTTACTGTATCTGCTTCCACGATACCAGCGGGAAGGTAAATCATATGTCACGATCGGTATCGGATGTACCGGGGGCAAACATCGATCCGTGATGGTCGCAAACAGCCTCCGAAAGGCACTTAGAAAGGCGGGATTTGATACCGCAGTGAGCCATCGTGACATTCAGAAATAA
- a CDS encoding SDR family NAD(P)-dependent oxidoreductase, producing MTAGRDVKKHSVTWRNKTILLTGASSGIGEALSVALAEKGATLGLVARREELLADLAARCEAVGGKAMVLPCDVVDPTALHSAADRFREAHGHIDVMIANAGIGGNDPLTRAYDPTSVKKLIDINLLGAVNSIHAVVPQMIERGSGHLVAISSLAGFRGLPKSAAYSASKAGMTAFFESVRLDHAKNGIDVTIIHPGFIKTPLTSGRSNKMPFILELDDAIPYFISAIEKKKKFAAFPFLLAQIVKLGMIMPAWLYDNVAGKARFRE from the coding sequence GTGACGGCGGGGCGGGATGTTAAGAAACACAGCGTGACGTGGCGAAACAAGACAATTCTACTAACTGGAGCGTCGAGCGGTATCGGTGAAGCGTTGTCTGTCGCTCTTGCGGAAAAAGGTGCGACCTTAGGCCTTGTTGCTCGCAGGGAAGAACTGCTGGCTGATCTAGCAGCACGATGCGAGGCTGTCGGCGGCAAAGCGATGGTTTTGCCCTGTGATGTTGTTGATCCGACCGCACTTCACTCGGCAGCAGATAGATTTCGCGAAGCTCACGGCCATATCGATGTCATGATCGCTAACGCCGGGATCGGCGGCAATGATCCGCTGACTCGAGCCTACGATCCGACATCGGTTAAGAAATTGATCGACATCAATCTCCTCGGAGCGGTGAATTCGATCCATGCGGTCGTGCCGCAGATGATCGAGCGCGGTTCCGGTCATCTCGTCGCGATCTCGAGCCTTGCGGGTTTTCGCGGGCTGCCAAAATCCGCGGCTTATTCAGCGAGCAAGGCCGGAATGACGGCGTTTTTCGAGAGTGTCCGGCTCGATCATGCAAAGAACGGCATTGACGTGACCATCATTCATCCCGGGTTTATTAAAACACCTCTCACCTCCGGCAGATCCAACAAAATGCCTTTTATTCTTGAACTGGATGATGCAATACCTTATTTCATTTCGGCAATAGAAAAGAAAAAGAAATTCGCAGCTTTTCCTTTCCTTTTGGCACAGATCGTAAAGCTGGGAATGATAATGCCGGCGTGGCTTTATGACAATGTCGCTGGAAAAGCCCGCTTCCGCGAATAG